One window of the Salminus brasiliensis chromosome 1, fSalBra1.hap2, whole genome shotgun sequence genome contains the following:
- the otofa gene encoding otoferlin isoform X2 — translation MALVVYLKTVTELRGKGDRIAKVSFRGLSFYSRVLENCEDEARFEEAFRWPVASKVDGNEMLEIHIYNYSKVFTNRLIGTFRMVLQKVVEEGHLEVSDTLIDDNNTAIQTSISIEIKYQPMDGSVRVWSDGEFLDVPDERDGMLQFETASLLSSHSHSSGTPPGRSSHGIPAFKKAGKGVFSAMKLGKVRSSKDDHKKGDDAAILETEDLDRKAMRLGGGLDPDTISLASVTAVTTNVSNKRSKPDIKMEPSAGRPVDYQISVTVIEARQLVGLNMDPVVCVEIGEEKKYTSMKESTNCPYYNEYFVFDFHVPPDVMFDKILKLSVIHSKNLLRSGTLVGTFKLDVGTVYSQPEHQFYHKWAMLSDPDDITAGCKGYIKCDIAVVGKGDNIKTPHKANETDEDDIEGNLLLPEGVPSERQWARFYVKIYRAEGLPKMNTSIMANVKKAFIGENRDLVDPYVQVLFAGQKGKTSVQKSSYEPIWNEQIIFTDMFPPLCKRMKVQIRDSDKVNDVAIGTHFIDLRKIANDGDKGFLPTMGPAWVNMYGSTRNYTLMDEHQDLNEGLGEGVSFRARLLISVAVEILDTTSSEIMSSTEVQVEPVSNISESATGKVEEFFLFGSFLEATMIDRKIGDKPINFEVTIGNYGNQLDGVSKPVAGKTKKREGGGESDEEESELIQNSSDEEADDDGDLVSVSSSPPMKPVITDRNYFHLPYFEKKPCIYIKSWWQDQRRRLYNSNIMDKIADKLEEGLNDVQEIIKTEKAYPERRLRGVLEELSTGCSRFVTLANKDQNQAGRTKLDRERLKSCMREMESMGQQAKTIRSQVKRNTVRDKLKLALNFLQRLRFLADEPQHSIPDMFIWMMSNNKRIAYARIPSKDILYSIVDEEMGKDCGKVKAVFLRLPGKKGFGPAGWTVQAKLEMYLWLGLNKQRKDFLSGLPSGFEENKAVKGTGLQAVPPISLMYNMKQVFQLRAHMYQARSLFAADTSGLSDPFARVFFSTHSQVTEVLSETLCPTWDQLLVFDNVELYGEATELRDDPPIIVIEIYDQDTVGKAEFIGRTFAKPLTKMVDEHYGPPRFPPQLEYYQIYRGNCTAGELLAAFELLQIGPAGRTELPPIDGPTDVDRGPILPVPLGIRPVLSRYRIEVLFWGLRDLKRINLAQVDRPRVDIECAGKGIQSALIQNYKKNPNFSTLVKWFEVDLPENELLHPPLNIRVVDCRAFGRYTLVGSHAVSSLRKFIYIPPDKRANNWANTARLANGYMALTNGTSRSRPYSRPISHSSGDIVVNMDPESNVKKMETVVKLDATSDAVVKIDMNEDEKDKDKKKKKKKKGEEIEEEEPDESMLDWWSKYFASIETMMENLRAQEAAWAEAEEREDLEIAAEGAEIKSDESCTKGTKPKEKSKTKTSKDKKKSHSSDGTEKKVPKPKVDELMVYNKELESEFDHFEDWLHTFNLYRGKAVDDDDHNIVDDDRIVGRFKGSLCMYKLPLSDEITREAGFDPNMGMFQSIPHNDPINVLVRVYVVRATDLHPADINGKADPYVVIKLGKSEIKDKENYISKQLNPVFGKSFDIEATFPMESMLTVSVYDWDLVGTDDLIGETKIDLENRYYSKHRATCGIASNYSLHGYNVWRDPQKPTQILAKFCKEGKLDGPHYGPGGKVKVSNRIFLGATEIEDENGLKKQTEEHLALTVLKHWEEIPRVGCKLVPEHVETRPLLNPDKPGIEQGRIEMWVDMFPMDVPAPGPAIDISPRKPKSFELRVIIWNTDDVILEDDAFMTGEKMSDIYVRGWLKGQQEDKQDTDVHYHSLTGEGNFNWRFVFPFDYLMAEEKIVISKKESLFSWDETEYKIPARLTMQVWDADHFSADDFLGAIELDLNRFPRGAKTAKQCSIDMVLNEQELPTISIFKQKRVKGWWPFVARDENDELELTGKVEAELHLMTAEEAEKNPVGLGRNEPDPLEKPNRPTTSLSWLLSPMRVTCILAWRQYKAACLVLFLCAAGLTFLGLLIFSIPSALSEKMVSFLG, via the exons AGCAGGAAAAGGAGTGTTTTCAGCCATGAAGCTCGGAAAGGTACGCAGCTCCAAAGATGATCACAAGAAAGGAG ATGACGCTGCTATATTGGAGACAGAGGATCTTGATCGTAAAGCCATGCGTCTAGGGGGTGGGCTTGACCCTGACACAATCTCATTGGCTTCAGTCACTGCAGTGACCACTAATGTCTCCAATAAGAG ATCAAAGCCTGATATTAAGATGGAGCCTAGCGCTGGAAGACCAGTGGATTACCAG ATTAGTGTCACAGTAATTGAGGCGCGCCAACTGGTGGGCTTGAACATGGAtcctgtggtgtgtgtggagattggagaagagaagaagtaCACGTCCATGAAAGAGTCGACAAACTGTCCTTATTACAATGAG TACTTTGTCTTTGACTTCCATGTGCCACCAGATGTCATGTTTGACAAGATCCTAAAACTGTCA GTCATTCACTCTAAAAACCTACTGCGGAGTGGCACACTTGTTGGCACCTTTAAACTAGATGTAGGAACTGTCTACTCACAACCTG AGCATCAGTTTTACCACAAATGGGCCATGCTGTCTGACCCTGACGACATCACAGCAGGGTGCAAAGGCTACATAAAATGTGACATAGCTGTGGTGGGGAAAGGTGACAACATCAAGACTCCACACAAAGCCAATGAGACAGATGAAGATGACATAGAagg CAATCTTCTGTTGCCTGAGGGTGTTCCATCAGAAAGGCAGTGGGCCCGCTTCTATGTGAAGATCTACCGAGCGGAGGGCCTCCCTAAAATGAACACCAGCATCATGGCCAATGTGAAGAAAGCTTTCATTGGAGAGAACAGGGATCTAGTAGACCCTTATGTTCAAGTGCTGTTTGCAGGCCAGAAA GggaagacatcagttcagaagagCAGCTATGAGCCCATTTGGAATGAACAGATCATATTCACGGATATGTTCCCGCCCCTCTGCAAACGCATGAAAGTTCAGATCCGAGACTCAGACAAGGTCAACGATGTCGCCATAGGAACTCATTTCATTGACTTACGCAAGATTGCAAATGACGGAGACAAAG GCTTCCTACCCACTATGGGGCCAGCCTGGGTAAACATGTACGGCTCTACGCGTAACTATACCCTGATGGACGAACACCAGGACTTGAACGAAGGACTAGGAGAGGGGGTGTCCTTTAGGGCCCGCCTTCTAATTAGTGTTGCTGTGGAGATATTGGACACCACCTCTTCTGAAATAATGAGCTCCACAGAGGTACAGGTGGAGCCAGTGTCCAATATTTCAGAG AGTGCAACAGGGAAAGTGGAAGAGTTCTTCCTTTTCGGCTCATTCCTGGAGGCCACCATGATTGACAGAAAGATAGGAGATAAACCAATCAACTTTGAAGTCACTATTG GCAACTATGGTAACCAGTTAGATGgagtgagcaagccagtggcaggGAAGACGAAGAAGAGGGAGGGCGGAGGGGAAAGTGATGAAGAAGAGTCAGAGCTGATCCAGAACTCTAGTGATGAAGaggctgatgatgatggagatCTGGTGTCAGTGTCCTCCAGCCCTCCCATGAAACCAGTAATCACTGACAG GAACTACTTTCACTTGCCGTATTTTGAGAAGAAGCCGTGCATCTACATTAAGAGTTGGTGGCAGGATCAGAGGAGGCGCCTCTACAACTCAAACATCATGGACAAGATTGCAGATAAACTG GAAGAAGGTCTGAATGATGTTCAGGAAATCATAAAAACGGAGAAGGCTTATCCTGAACGCAGGCTGAGGGGTGTTCTAGAGGAGCTGAGCACtggctgcag TCGATTTGTCACTCTGGCCAACAAAGATCAGAACCAGGCGGGCAGAACTAAATTAGATCGGGAAAGGCTGAAGTCTTGCATGAGGGAGATG GAGAGCATGGGTCAGCAGGCCAAGACAATCCGCTCCCAAGTGAAGAGGAACACAGTGAGAGACAAACTCAAACTGGCTCTGAATTTCCTCCAAAGGCTCCGTTTCCTGGCTGATGAG CCCCAGCATAGTATTCCTGACATGTTCATATGGATGATGAGTAACAATAAGCGTATAGCGTACGCACGCATTCCCTCCAAAGACATCCTGTACTCTATAGTAGACGAGGAGATGGGCAAAGACTGTGGAAAAGTTAAAGCTGTCTTTCTCCGG TTGCCTGGAAAGAAGGGCTTCGGCCCGGCTGGCTGGACGGTCCAGGCTAAGCTGGAGATGTACCTGTGGTTGGGTCTGAATAAACAGAGGAAGGACTTCCTTAGTGGTCTGCCCAGTGGCTTTGAGGAgaataaagcagtgaagggcACAGGCCTACAGGCTGTGCCACCCATCAGCCTTATGTATAACA TGAAGCAGGTGTTCCAGCTGAGGGCTCACATGTATCAGGCTCGCAGTCTGTTTGCTGCTGATACTAGTGGCCTTTCTGACCCGTTTGCAAGAGTATTCTTTTCCACACACAGCCAGGTTACAGAG gtGCTCAGTGAAACACTCTGTCCTACATGGGACCAGCTGTTGGTGTTTGATAACGTGGAGCTCTATGGTGAGGCGACCGAACTCCGCGATGACCCTCCTATCATTGTGATAGAAATTTATGACCAGGACACTGTG GGGAAAGCTGAGTTTATTGGCCGAACGTTTGCCAAGCCACTTACCAAGATGGTTGATGAGCATTATGGCCCCCCACGTTTCCCGCCCCAGCTCGAGTACTATCAGATCTACAGAGGAAACTGCACTGCTGGAGAGCTGCTGGCTGCCTTCGAGCTGTTGCAG ATTGGTCCAGCTGGACGGACAGAGCTGCCTCCCATTGACGGGCCAACTGATGTTGACCGAGGACCCATCTTACCTGTGCCTTTGGGCATACGGCCTGTTCTCAGCAGATACCGCATAGAG GTCCTGTTCTGGGGCCTGAGGGACCTGAAGAGAATTAACCTGGCGCAGGTTGACAGGCCTCGAGTGGACATTGAGTGCGCAGGCAAAGGGATCCAATCAGCCCTCATTCAGAACTACAAGAAAAACCCAAACTTCAGTACTCTGGTCAAGTGGTTCGAAGTG GACCTGCCAGAGAACGAGCTGCTCCATCCTCCCCTGAATATTCGGGTGGTGGACTGCAGGGCTTTTGGCCGCTACACTTTGGTGGGCTCACATGCTGTGAGCAGTCTGCGCAAGTTTATCTACATCCCTCCTGACAAAAGGGCCAACAACTGGGCCAATACAG CTAGACTGGCCAATGGCTACATGGCTCTCACAAATGGGACGTCCCGTTCCCGCCCCTACTCCCGCCCCATCTCTCACTCCTCAGGTGACATCGTGGTCAACATGGACCCTGAGTCCAATGTCAAGAAGATGGAGACCGTCGTGAAACTGGATGCt ACCTCTGATGCTGTTGTTAAAATTGATATG AATGAGGACGAAAaggacaaagacaaaaagaagaagaagaaaaagaagggagAAGAGATAGAAGAAGAGGAGCCAGATGAGAGCATGCTGGACTGGTGGTCAAAGTACTTTGCGTCTATAGAGACCATGATGGAG AACCTGAGAGCACAGGAAGCAGCATGGGCTGAGGCGGAGGAGAGAGAAGATCTGGAGATTGCAGCAGAGGGAGCAG AAATCAAAAGTGATGAATCTTGTACGAAAGGCACAAAGCCCAAAGAGAAGAGCAAGACAAAGACCTCCAAGGACAAGAAGAAGAGCCACAGCAGTGATGGCACAGAGAAAAAAGTGCCCAAACCCAAAGTAGATGAGCTTATG GTCTACAATAAGGAGCTGGAGAGTGAGTTTGATCACTTTGAAGACTGGCTTCACACCTTCAACCTGTACAGAGGGAAGGCCGTAGATGATGATGACCACAACATTGTGGATGACGACAGGATTGTGGGCCGATTTAAA GGGTCACTGTGCATGTACAAGCTGCCTCTGTCAGATGAGATCACCAGAGAAGCTGGATTCGATCCCAATATGGGCATGTTTCAGAGCATCCCACACAATGATCCCATCAATGTGCTTGTGAGGGTTTATGTTGTCAGG GCAACAGACCTTCACCCTGCAGACATAAACGGAAAAGCTGATCCATATGTTGTTATCAAGTTGGGAAAGTCGGAGATCAAGGACAAGGAGAACTACATCTCTAAGCAGCTGAATCCTGTTTTTGGGAA GTCATTTGACATTGAGGCCACATTTCCAATGGAGTCTATGCTGACAGTCTCCGTGTACGACTGGGATTTAGTTGGCACTGATGACCTGATTGGAGAGACTAAGATTGATCTGGAGAACCGTTACTACAGCAAACACAGAGCCACCTGTGGCATTGCATCCAACTACTCTCT ACATGGGTACAATGTGTGGCGAGACCCTCAGAAGCCCACTCAGATACTTGCAAAGTTTTGTAAGGAGGGCAAGCTGGATGGACCACATTATGGCCCAGGTGGAAAAGTTAAAGTTTCAAACCGCATCTTTCTGGGGGCAACAGAAATCGAGGACGAAAATG gtctaaagaagcaaacagaaGAGCATTTGGCTCTTACTGTGCTGAAGCACTGGGAGGAAATTCCTCGAGTGGGCTGCAAACTCGTCCCAGAACACGTAGAGACCAGACCACTGCTTAACCCAGATAAACCTGGGATAGAGCAG GGTCGGATTGAGATGTGGGTGGACATGTTCCCAATGGATGTACCTGCACCAGGACCAGCCATAGACATATCACCACGGAAACCAAAAAG CTTTGAGCTTCGTGTTATTATTTGGAACACTGATGACGTAATTCTAGAAGACGATGCTTTCATGACAGGAGAGAAGATGTCTGACATCTATGTCAGGGG CTGGCTGAAAGGACAACAGGAAGATAAGCAGGACACAGACGTTCACTACCACTCTCTGACAGGAGAGGGAAACTTCAACTGGCGCTTTGTGTTTCCCTTTGACTATCTCATGGCTGAGGAGAAAATTGTGATCTCCAAGAAAGAGTCTTTGTTCTCCTGGGATGAGACAGAGTATAAGATCCCTGCCCGGCTCACCATGCAAGTGTGGGACGCTGATCACTTCTCTGCGGATGACTTCCTGG GTGCAATTGAGCTGGACTTGAACCGCTTTCCTAGAGGAGCAAAAACAGCAAAGCAGTGCTCCATTGACATGGTGCTTAATGAACAGGAGTTGCCAACCATCTCCATCTTCAAACAGAAAAGGGTGAAGGGCTGGTGGCCTTTTGTGGCGCGAGACGAGAATGATGAGCTAGAGCTCACG GGCAAAGTGGAGGCAGAGCTCCATCTAATGACAGCAGAAGAAGCAGAGAAGAATCCTGTTGGCCTTGGAAGGAATGAGCCAGACCCTCTTGAAAAACCAAA CCGCCCCACCACCAGCTTGTCATGGTTGTTGAGTCCGATGAGAGTGACGTGTATTCTGGCGTGGAGGCAGTACAAGGCAGCATGTTTAGTGCTGTTTCTCTGTGCAGCAGGCCTGACATTCCTGGGTCTGCTCATCTTCTCCATCCCTTCTGCACTCAGTGAGAAGATGGTCAGTTTTCTAGGTTAG